One window of the Zea mays cultivar B73 chromosome 3, Zm-B73-REFERENCE-NAM-5.0, whole genome shotgun sequence genome contains the following:
- the LOC100382007 gene encoding putative RING zinc finger domain superfamily protein: MGANCCIAAKERTQPCITPLEVSAYRNVRHSPSWSFRWDNRTHIEDIMEIPTLFSNHSSGSIRPDTKSGSIAPTEGFSNGNSLGTSPSNVSHGTKWHKSDKKMEASKVTMADPRADHPTASNSSLEAKLFRKSLDMSSVASDLKTSGSVPSTPPLVSRADPSSSRGHSQPTDSDSMKKARRSPGYQLYRQVSDSKIPSLRSLNEISSPEGRPSSSMLSVCSNDLSAAGSYAESSDGWSMRTFSEMVATSQRERWSLDSELLGSISSKVTRTSASNSTTLPPEQEVCKLCLKLLKERSTWNAQELAVVAVLLCGHVYHADCLDSITTEADKYDPPCPVCTHGEKCTVKLFGKLESKVKNKIPKNVAADINPDGNSNKHQKKGRREPRLGTSSSMKVPFSRPFLRRHFSIGSRPPRSVSETDSTRKKGFWARHWRE, translated from the exons ATGGGAGCTAATTGCTGCATTGCTGCAAAGGAGAGGACACAACCATGCATTACTCCATTAGAAGTATCAGCGTACAGGAATGTGAGACATTCACCATCATGGAGCTTTCGGTGGGACAATCGCACACATATAGAAGACATAATGGAAATCCCTACTCTGTTTTCCAACCATAGTAGTGGAAGCATTCGGCCTGATACAAAGAGTGGTTCCATTGCCCCGACCGAAGGGTTTTCTAATGGAAATAGCCTTGGAACTAGCCCTTCCAATGTGTCTCATGGAACAAAGTGGCACAAATCTGACAAAAAAATGGAAGCATCTAAGGTTACAATGGCTGATCCTCGAG CTGACCACCCCACTGCAAGTAACTCTTCCCTTGAG GCAAAGCTTTTCAGGAAATCACTGGACATGTCAAGTGTTGCTTCAGATTTGAAGACATCAGGGTCTGTTCCTTCAACACCACCCTTAGTATCCAGAGCAGATCCATCATCCTCCAGGGGGCATTCTCAACCTACAGATTCAGATTCGATGAAGAAAGCACGGCGGTCACCAGGGTATCAATTATACAGACAAGTTTCGGACAGCAAAATTCCATCTCTCAGATCTCTCAATGAGATAAGCTCTCCTGAAGGAAGGCCTTCGTCTTCCATGCTATCAGTCTGCAGCAATGACTTGTCAGCAGCAGGATCCTATGCTGAGTCATCTGATGGTTGGTCAATGCGCACATTTTCTGAAATGGTCGCAACATCCCAAAGAGAGAGGTGGTCACTTGATAGCGAACTCTTGGGATCCATTTCTAGTAAAGTGACAAGAACTAGTGCTTCAAATTCTACTACACTTCCCCCTGAGCAAGAGGTGTGCAAGCTGTGCTTGAAGCTGttgaaggagagatcaacatggAATGCTCAGGAGCTGGCCGTTGTTGCTGTTCTGTTGTGTGGACATGTGTACCATGCTGACTGTCTGGACAGCATAACTACAGAAGCTGACAAATACGATCCGCCATGCCCTGTATGCACGCATGGTGAGAAATGTACAGTGAAGCTATTTGGGAAGCTGGAATCCAAGGTTAAGAACAAGATACCAAAAAATGTGGCAGCTGATATCAATCCAGATGGGAACAGTAATAAGCACCAGAAGAAAGGTAGAAGAGAGCCCAGGTTAGGTACAAGCTCAAGCATGAAGGTCCCATTCAGTCGCCCGTTTTTGAGGAGACATTTCTCCATTGGGTCTCGACCGCCTCGGTCAGTCTCAGAAACCGATTCGACGAGAAAGAAGGGATTCTGGGCAAGACATTGGAGGGAGTAG